In a single window of the Drosophila miranda strain MSH22 chromosome XL, D.miranda_PacBio2.1, whole genome shotgun sequence genome:
- the LOC117187108 gene encoding BTB/POZ domain-containing adapter for CUL3-mediated RhoA degradation protein 3-like, protein MSGDQKVLLKGHSSQYVKLNVGGRLYYTTIGTLTKHNDTMLSAMFSGRMEVLTDSEGWILIDRCGNHFGIILNFLRDGSVPLPETNKEIAELLAESKYYCITELALSCERALYAHIEPKPICRIPLITSQKEQQLLISASSKPAVILVVQRQNNKYSYTSTSDDNLLKNIELFDKLSLRFNKKILFLTQKFCYFYNRN, encoded by the coding sequence ATGTCCGGTGATCAGAAAGTGCTGTTAAAAGGGCATTCGTCTCAGTATGTCAAGCTGAATGTTGGTGGTCGCTTATATTATACTACAATCGGAACACTGACGAAGCATAATGATACAATGCTAAGCGCTATGTTTAGTGGTCGCATGGAGGTGCTAACTGATTCAGAAGGTTGGATACTAATAGATCGCTGTGGAAACCATTTTGGAATCATACTCAACTTCTTGCGCGATGGCAGTGTCCCATTACCCGAAACTAACAAAGAAATAGCTGAGCTACTTGCAGAATCAAAATACTACTGCATTACCGAGCTTGCATTGTCATGTGAACGGGCACTATATGCACACATTGAGCCAAAACCTATTTGCCGCATTCCATTGATAACTTCGCAAAAAGAGCAACAACTTCTAATCAGCGCGTCTTCGAAACCGGCAGTTATTTTAGTGGTGCAGCGACAAAACAACAAGTATTCATACACAAGCACATCCGATGacaatttattaaaaaatattgaaCTTTTCGACAAGCTCTCTCTGcgtttcaacaaaaaaattttatttttaacacaaaaattttgttatttttataaCCGAAACTAA
- the LOC117189251 gene encoding mitochondrial carrier homolog 2-like, which translates to MVALNGPDHIEPGEGPLQNNNRIIEQDGLNDLLEFFCTEVLWTTLMHPFHHAGVLMQLGFEPFPGEIVRLGLLGSRSLLPGAQHLIGYIHQSDGFFALFRGLKASIAGNFTSYLMEAAMAAMGLETRKLTHTTGTSVKDVSWNLLVRSIRLTLNLVVTQPFTVVLTRQIAQFIGCENVYKTMGQTIFKIFTEEGVAGFYAGFVPRLLRNIGIMAVATVATALFFHYGPQHSTIQVLNEVIVIFRPRTLCTRCQWWAPVWMFKGPPWLLQCRLKCRTMNTGLSASMIYIKVVDSTTVGAFFSGVRCLSRGCMT; encoded by the coding sequence ATGGTGGCCCTTAATGGGCCGGACCACATTGAGCCTGGAGAGGGCCCGCTGCAGAATAACAACAGGATAATCGAACAGGATGGACTCAATGACCTTTTGGAATTTTTCTGCACGGAGGTACTTTGGACTACGCTGATGCACCCGTTCCATCATGCCGGTGTATTGATGCAACTGGGCTTTGAACCTTTTCCTGGTGAGATTGTCCGGCTGGGATTGCTCGGATCGCGCAGTCTTCTTCCTGGGGCGCAACACCTCATTGGGTACATCCATCAGAGCGATGGATTCTTCGCCCTCTTTCGGGGTCTCAAGGCGAGCATCGCGGGAAATTTTACTTCCTACCTGATGGAGGCAGCTATGGCGGCGATGGGTCTGGAAACTCGCAAACTCACCCATACGACTGGGACTTCTGTGAAGGATGTCTCATGGAACTTGCTAGTCAGAAGCATCCGATTGACCTTGAATCTGGTCGTCACGCAGCCGTTTACTGTAGTCTTGACTCGCCAGATCGCCCAGTTTATAGGTTGCGAAAATGTCTACAAAACTATGGGCCAAACCATCTTCAAGATATTCACCGAAGAAGGCGTGGCCGGTTTCTACGCCGGCTTTGTGCCCCGCCTGCTGCGCAATATAGGCATCATGGCAGTCGCCACTGTCGCGACGGCTCTCTTCTTCCACTATGGGCCGCAACACAGCACCATTCAGGTACTCAACGAGGTAATAGTGATATTTCGTCCTCGTACGCTCTGCACCCGTTGTCAGTGGTGGGCACCTGTATGGATGTTCAAGGGTCCCCCTTGGCTGCTGCAATGCCGTCTCAAATGCCGCACTATGAACACTGGACTAAGTGCTTCTATGATATATATCAAGGTAGTGGATTCTACCACCGTGGGGGCGTTCTTTTCTGGCGTACGGTGCCTGTCAAGGGGCTGCATGACTTGA
- the LOC117187134 gene encoding BTB/POZ domain-containing adapter for CUL3-mediated RhoA degradation protein 3-like, with protein sequence MSGDQKVLLKGHSSQYVKLNVGGRLYYTTIGTLTKHNDTMLSAIFSGRMEVLTDSEGWILIDRCGNHFGIILNFLRDGSVPLPETNKEIAELLAESKYYCITELALSCERALYAHIEPKPICRIPLITSQKEQQLLISASSKPAVILVVQRQNNKYSYTSTSDDNLLKNIELFDKLSLRFNKKILFLTQKFCYFYNRN encoded by the coding sequence ATGTCCGGTGATCAGAAAGTGCTGTTAAAAGGGCATTCGTCTCAGTATGTCAAGCTGAATGTTGGTGGTCGCTTATATTATACTACAATCGGAACACTGACGAAGCATAATGATACAATGCTAAGCGCTATCTTTAGTGGTCGCATGGAGGTGCTAACTGATTCAGAAGGTTGGATACTAATAGATCGCTGTGGAAACCATTTTGGAATCATACTCAACTTCTTGCGCGATGGCAGTGTCCCATTACCCGAAACTAACAAAGAAATAGCTGAGCTACTTGCAGAATCAAAATACTACTGCATTACCGAGCTTGCATTGTCATGTGAACGGGCACTATATGCACACATTGAGCCAAAACCTATTTGCCGCATTCCATTGATAACTTCGCAAAAAGAGCAACAACTTCTAATCAGCGCGTCTTCGAAACCGGCTGTTATTTTAGTGGTGCAGCGACAAAACAACAAGTATTCATACACAAGCACATCCGATGacaatttattaaaaaatattgaaCTTTTCGACAAGCTCTCTCTGcgtttcaacaaaaaaattttatttttaacacaaaaattttgttatttttataaCCGAAACTAA
- the LOC117187137 gene encoding mitochondrial carrier homolog 2-like, with translation MVALNGPDHIEPGEGPLQNNNRIIEQDGLNDLLEFFCTGSDGFFALFRGLKASIAGNFTSYLMEAAMAAMGLETRKLTHTTGTSVKDVSWNLLVRSIRLTLNLVVTQPFTVVLTRQIAQFIGCENVYKTMGQTIFKIFTEEGVAGFYAGFVPRLLRNIGIMAVTTVATALFFHYGPQHSTIQVLNEVIVNISSSYALHPLSVVGTCMDVQGSPLAAAMPSQMPHYEHWTKCFYDIYQGSGFYHRGGVLFWRTVPVKGLHDLMGRPK, from the exons ATGGTGGCCCTTAATGGGCCGGACCACATTGAGCCTGGAGAGGGCCCGCTGCAGAATAACAACAGGATAATCGAACAGGATGGACTCAATGACCTTTTGGAATTTTTCTGCACGGGG AGCGATGGATTCTTCGCCCTCTTTCGGGGTCTCAAGGCGAGCATCGCGGGAAATTTTACTTCCTACCTGATGGAGGCAGCTATGGCGGCGATGGGTCTGGAAACTCGCAAACTCACCCATACGACTGGGACTTCTGTGAAGGATGTCTCATGGAACTTGCTAGTCAGAAGCATCCGATTGACCTTGAATCTGGTCGTCACGCAGCCGTTTACTGTAGTCTTGACTCGCCAGATCGCCCAGTTTATAGGTTGCGAAAACGTCTACAAAACTATGGGCCAAACCATCTTCAAGATATTCACCGAAGAAGGCGTGGCCGGTTTCTACGCCGGCTTTGTGCCCCGCCTGCTGCGCAATATAGGCATCATGGCAGTCACCACTGTCGCGACGGCTCTCTTCTTCCACTATGGGCCGCAACACAGCACCATTCAGGTACTCAACGAGGTAATAGTCAATATTTCGTCCTCGTACGCTCTGCACCCGTTGTCAGTGGTGGGCACCTGTATGGATGTTCAAGGGTCCCCCTTGGCTGCTGCAATGCCGTCTCAAATGCCGCACTATGAACACTGGACTAAGTGCTTCTATGATATATATCAAGGTAGTGGATTCTACCACCGTGGGGGCGTTCTTTTCTGGCGTACGGTGCCTGTCAAGGGGCTGCATGACTTGATGGGACGCCCGAAATAA
- the LOC117187107 gene encoding mitochondrial carrier homolog 1-like, which translates to MVALNGPDHIEPGEGPLQNNNRIIEQDGLNDLLEFFCTEVLWTTLMHPFHHAGVLMQLGFEPFPGEIVRLGLLGSRSLLPGAQHLIGYIHQSDGFFALFRGLKASIAGNFTSYLMEAAMAAMGLETRKLTHTTGTSVKDVSWNLLVRSIRLTLNLVVTQPFTVVLTRQIAQFIGCENVYKTMGQTIFKIFTEEGVAGFYAGFVPRLLRNIGIMAVATVATALFFHYGPQHSTIQVLNESDENNS; encoded by the exons ATGGTGGCCCTTAATGGGCCGGACCACATTGAGCCTGGAGAGGGCCCGCTGCAGAATAACAACAGGATAATCGAACAGGATGGACTCAATGACCTTTTGGAATTTTTCTGCACGGAGGTACTTTGGACTACGCTGATGCACCCGTTCCATCATGCCGGTGTATTGATGCAACTGGGCTTTGAACCTTTTCCTGGTGAGATTGTCCGGCTGGGATTGCTCGGATCGCGCAGTCTTCTTCCTGGGGCGCAACACCTCATTGGGTACATCCATCAGAGCGATGGATTCTTCGCCCTCTTTCGGGGTCTCAAGGCGAGCATCGCGGGAAATTTTACTTCCTACCTGATGGAGGCAGCTATGGCGGCGATGGGTCTGGAAACTCGCAAACTCACCCATACGACTGGGACTTCTGTGAAGGATGTCTCATGGAACTTGCTAGTCAGAAGCATCCGATTGACCTTGAATCTGGTCGTCACGCAGCCGTTTACTGTAGTCTTGACTCGCCAGATCGCCCAGTTTATAGGTTGCGAAAATGTCTACAAAACTATGGGCCAAACCATCTTCAAGATATTCACCGAAGAAGGCGTGGCCGGTTTCTACGCCGGCTTTGTGCCCCGCCTGCTGCGCAATATAGGCATCATGGCAGTCGCCACTGTCGCGACGGCTCTCTTCTTCCACTATGGGCCGCAACACAGCACCATTCAGGTACTCAACGAG TCAGACGAAAACAATTCATAG
- the LOC117187138 gene encoding BTB/POZ domain-containing adapter for CUL3-mediated RhoA degradation protein 3-like, producing HKVILAPAESSHLFVLHAKQSEAMSGDQKVLLKGHSSQYVKLNVGGRLYYTTIGTLTKHNDTMLSAIFSGRMEVLTDSEGWILIDRCGNHFGIILNFLRDGSVPLPETNKEIAELLAESKYYCITELALSCERALYAHIEPKPICRIPLITSQKEQQLLISASSKPAVILVVQRQNNKYSYTSTSDDNLLKNIELFDKLSLRFNKKILFLTQKFCYFYNRN from the coding sequence caCAAAGTGATTTTGGCACCTGCAGAAAGTAGCCACCTATTTGTGCTTCATGCCAAGCAGTCTGAAGCCATGTCCGGTGATCAGAAAGTGCTGTTAAAAGGGCATTCGTCTCAGTATGTCAAGCTGAATGTTGGTGGTCGCTTATATTATACTACAATCGGAACACTGACGAAGCATAATGATACAATGCTAAGCGCTATCTTTAGTGGTCGCATGGAGGTGCTAACTGATTCAGAAGGTTGGATACTAATAGATCGCTGTGGAAACCATTTTGGAATCATACTCAACTTCTTGCGCGATGGCAGTGTCCCATTACCCGAAACTAACAAAGAAATAGCTGAGCTACTTGCAGAATCAAAATACTACTGCATTACCGAGCTTGCATTGTCATGTGAACGGGCACTATATGCACACATTGAGCCAAAACCTATTTGCCGCATTCCATTGATAACTTCGCAAAAAGAGCAACAACTTCTAATCAGCGCGTCTTCGAAACCGGCTGTTATTTTAGTGGTGCAGCGACAAAACAACAAGTATTCATACACAAGCACATCCGATGacaatttattaaaaaatattgaaCTTTTCGACAAGCTCTCTCTGcgtttcaacaaaaaaattttatttttaacacaaaaattttgttatttttataaCCGAAACTAA
- the LOC117187133 gene encoding mitochondrial carrier homolog 2-like has protein sequence MEAAMAAMGLETRKLTHTTGTSVKDVSWNLLVRSIRLTLNLVVTQPFTVVLTRQIAQFIGCENVYKTMGQTIFKIFTEEGVAGFYAGFVPRLLRNIGIMAVTTVATALFFHYGPQHSTIQVLNEVIVNISSSYALHPLSVVGTCMDVQASPLAAAMPSQMPHYEHWTKCFYDIYQGSGFYHRGGVLFWRTVPVKGCMT, from the coding sequence ATGGAGGCAGCTATGGCGGCGATGGGTCTGGAAACTCGCAAACTCACCCATACGACTGGGACTTCTGTGAAGGATGTCTCATGGAACTTGCTAGTCAGAAGCATCCGCTTGACCTTGAATCTGGTCGTCACGCAGCCGTTTACTGTAGTCTTGACTCGCCAGATCGCCCAGTTTATAGGTTGCGAAAATGTCTACAAAACTATGGGCCAAACCATCTTCAAGATATTCACCGAAGAAGGCGTGGCCGGTTTCTACGCCGGCTTTGTGCCCCGCCTGCTGCGCAATATAGGCATCATGGCAGTCACCACTGTCGCGACGGCTCTCTTCTTCCACTATGGGCCGCAACACAGCACCATTCAGGTACTCAACGAGGTAATAGTCAATATTTCGTCCTCGTACGCTCTGCACCCGTTGTCAGTGGTGGGCACCTGTATGGATGTTCAAGCGTCCCCCTTGGCTGCTGCAATGCCGTCTCAAATGCCGCACTATGAACACTGGACTAAGTGCTTCTATGATATATATCAAGGTAGTGGATTCTACCACCGTGGGGGCGTTCTTTTCTGGCGTACGGTGCCTGTCAAGGGCTGCATGACTTGA